From the genome of Streptomyces sp. FXJ1.172:
TGCAACGCGACCGTGCCGCGTATCTCGCTGATCCTGCGCAAGGCCTACGGCGGCGCCTACATCGTGATGGACAGTCAGTCCATCGGCGCCGACCTGACCTACGCGTGGCCGACCAACGAGATCGCCGTGATGGGCGCCGAGGGCGCCGCCAACGTCATCTTCCGCCGCCAGATCGCCGAGGCCGCGGACCCCGAGGCCATGCGGCAGAAGATGGTCAAGGAGTACAAGGCCGAGCTGATGCACCCGTACTACGCGGCCGAGCGCGGCCTCGTGGACGACGTCATCGACCCCGCCGAGACCCGCGAGGTGCTCGTCCGGTCCCTGGCGATGCTGCACAGCAAGCACGCCGACCTGCCCTCCCGCAAGCACGGCAACCCCCCGCAGTGAGCGGGCGCCCCCCGGGCCGCAGGGCGAAGACAACCGCACGAATGGTTTGTTATCCCGGCCCGAGGTTGCCTGAAGTTCCTGCATGATGGCCCGTTTGGCGCGGTTGATTCCCTGTCAGTTCGACGGTCATCTGTACGTACGTCTTGCGGGGCGATGGCGCCGAGTCGGGCAAAGTCGCACGTCAAGGCCTACTCGGTGAGATCCTGTCTGTCCCGGTGCACGATGCATCAAAACAGCGCACCTGGTTTGGTATTGACAAACCGTCCGGCCTGTTTTGTACTCGATGGGTGCCGGTATGACAGCACACTCACCTAGGGGGCAGCGGCATGCAGATCGACGTACTGGGCATTTTGGACGTCAGGGAGAACGGGGTGTCCATCGCTCCTACTGCGCCGAAGCCCCGGCAGGTGCTCGCTCTCCTGGCGCTGCACGCCGACCAGGTGGTGCCGGTCTTCGCTCTGACCGACGAGCTGTGGGCCGGCCGTCCGCCGCGCAGTGCGCGCACCACGCTGCAGACCTACGTCCTGCAGCTGCGCGACCTCATCACCCTGGCGCTGGAGCAGGAGACGTCCGCCGGGCCCGAGTCGGCCCCGCGGCGCACCGCCAAGGAGGTCCTGGTCACCGCGCCCGGCGGGTACATGCTCGTCTCCGGCGGCGGAACCAGCGACGTCCGCGAGTTCGAGCGGCTCGCGGGCACGGGCTACCGCGCCATCGACGCCGGGGACTTCAAGGAGGCCTCCCGGCTGCTGCGTGAGGCGCTCGACCTGTGGACCGGCCCGGCCTTCGCCGACGT
Proteins encoded in this window:
- a CDS encoding AfsR/SARP family transcriptional regulator, yielding MQIDVLGILDVRENGVSIAPTAPKPRQVLALLALHADQVVPVFALTDELWAGRPPRSARTTLQTYVLQLRDLITLALEQETSAGPESAPRRTAKEVLVTAPGGYMLVSGGGTSDVREFERLAGTGYRAIDAGDFKEASRLLREALDLWTGPAFADVQTGARLEMEAKRLEESRLCALDQRIEADLRLGRHRELLAELTVLTSRYRTHENLHAQFMLALHRSGRRGEALEVYHRLRGTLVRDLGLEPSARLRRLQQSILVAAPESPLAAEPQPSATAPLAPARVGGTARYA